Proteins encoded in a region of the Rhodococcus sp. SBT000017 genome:
- a CDS encoding acyl-CoA dehydrogenase family protein, producing MSAVLNSVRELVPELRKNGFEADESRWIPQRNIDMLDQAGVFSMSVPKRFGGLDLPLSEQIDVLTEIARGCGSTSWVSVSWVSSAWMTTLYSDAAQEEIFAGGSVRVSGGFTPTASAKPVPGGYQLNGSWRFNTGCRGAHWDLVAAIVERSDGTEDEVFAMVPMDQLTIADDWHVSAASGTGSSTTTATDVFVPSHRVVTAEQALLYGEPTRTPTAPGRGYSLISYVVAESVAAYIGMAKGALEVFLTRLPGKSLAYTVWTEQREHPLTQHKVALAANKISAAETLSASYVELLQCRADEGKHPTWEEKAAVRGQAGMAILLVKEAIELLQTIAGASALSKLSAFQRYHRDLLGLSTHGLMSPDMSLEVHGRVLVGLDPQSSFL from the coding sequence ATGAGTGCTGTACTGAATTCCGTCCGCGAACTGGTGCCTGAACTGCGCAAAAACGGTTTCGAGGCCGACGAGTCCCGGTGGATACCTCAACGAAATATCGACATGTTGGATCAGGCTGGAGTTTTTTCTATGTCTGTCCCCAAACGTTTTGGTGGTCTTGATCTGCCGCTGTCCGAACAAATCGACGTACTGACGGAGATTGCACGCGGCTGTGGGTCTACATCCTGGGTTTCAGTTTCGTGGGTGTCAAGTGCTTGGATGACGACGTTGTACTCCGACGCAGCGCAGGAGGAGATTTTCGCCGGCGGGTCGGTGCGCGTGTCGGGGGGATTTACACCTACTGCAAGTGCAAAGCCCGTACCGGGCGGCTATCAACTAAATGGTTCTTGGCGATTCAACACAGGCTGCAGAGGGGCGCACTGGGATCTGGTGGCTGCCATAGTCGAGCGTTCTGATGGTACGGAAGATGAGGTGTTCGCTATGGTTCCCATGGACCAGCTCACCATCGCTGACGATTGGCATGTTTCTGCCGCATCTGGCACCGGGAGTTCGACCACAACCGCGACGGACGTGTTTGTGCCTTCACACCGCGTAGTTACCGCTGAGCAGGCGCTGTTGTACGGGGAACCGACTCGGACGCCAACAGCGCCAGGCCGCGGGTACAGTCTTATCAGCTACGTAGTGGCGGAGTCCGTCGCGGCCTATATTGGTATGGCTAAAGGCGCACTGGAAGTATTCCTCACCCGTCTGCCTGGCAAAAGCCTCGCCTACACCGTATGGACCGAGCAGCGAGAACACCCATTGACGCAACACAAGGTCGCATTGGCTGCAAACAAGATCTCTGCGGCGGAGACACTTTCAGCGTCATACGTCGAACTCCTTCAGTGCCGGGCCGACGAAGGGAAGCACCCAACGTGGGAAGAAAAGGCAGCTGTTCGCGGCCAAGCAGGAATGGCCATTCTTTTGGTAAAGGAGGCAATTGAGCTTCTTCAGACGATCGCCGGTGCATCTGCGCTAAGCAAGCTTTCGGCATTTCAACGCTACCACCGCGACCTGCTTGGTCTGAGTACTCACGGTCTGATGTCTCCGGACATGAGCCTGGAGGTCCACGGGCGTGTACTGGTAGGGCTCGACCCGCAATCTTCCTTTCTGTAG
- a CDS encoding aspartate aminotransferase family protein codes for MSNYPADAEYADSYLVEVLSEFGLALKYVRAEGNTLYYLADDGTHVGVFDAASGFGSLMFGHNNPVLVEHAKWLLDQQTPIHAQFSGYSYATNLAEKLNDIVRRELRTDEKYFCLFGNSGAEAVEITIKHAELDRGMRIKDLKTGIDNNVEVARRAVMNGADITAAAERLDVDANLESLVSELQRRNLETELRPPLFLALEGGFHGKLVSSVQLTFNEEFRGPFKALAAQARFVPRSQPEVIDKILEEERASLLDLVVQDGELAVVERAFPVFAAFLIEPILGEAGIFPISEELARAVRLACDRTGVPLVSDEIQSGMGRSGTFLAGTHIDLRPDYIILAKALGGGIAKLGVVLVNENRYRKEFELMHTSTFGRDGFSSRIALKFLQMLEADGGKAYKMAAERGLEAKSMFLKIKDDYPDVVKDVRGEGLILGFELRDQSSSESAEIRESVRFEALPFVIGGHLLRKHKIRIFSTASNLDTLRFEPSIFLSQDEIAQVDVGFRDVCDILRAQDASRFA; via the coding sequence ATGAGCAACTATCCCGCTGACGCCGAGTACGCCGACTCCTACCTCGTCGAAGTGTTGTCAGAGTTCGGTCTCGCATTGAAATATGTTCGGGCAGAGGGCAATACGCTCTACTACCTTGCTGATGACGGAACGCACGTCGGGGTCTTCGACGCTGCGAGCGGTTTTGGGTCACTAATGTTCGGACACAACAACCCAGTGCTGGTCGAGCACGCGAAATGGCTTCTTGATCAACAAACTCCCATTCATGCCCAATTCTCCGGATACTCTTACGCAACCAACTTGGCTGAAAAGCTAAACGATATAGTTCGACGCGAATTGCGAACGGACGAAAAGTATTTTTGCTTGTTCGGGAACTCAGGCGCTGAGGCGGTCGAGATTACGATCAAACATGCCGAACTGGACCGCGGAATGCGGATAAAAGATCTCAAAACTGGAATCGATAACAACGTCGAGGTTGCACGCCGAGCTGTCATGAACGGTGCTGACATTACTGCAGCTGCCGAAAGGCTCGACGTTGACGCGAACCTGGAAAGTCTGGTTAGTGAGCTCCAGCGCCGAAACTTGGAGACAGAGCTGAGGCCACCGCTATTTCTCGCATTAGAGGGCGGCTTTCATGGAAAGCTCGTCAGCAGCGTCCAGCTCACTTTCAATGAAGAATTTCGTGGCCCGTTCAAAGCGCTAGCTGCACAAGCGAGGTTCGTCCCACGGAGCCAGCCTGAGGTTATCGACAAAATACTCGAGGAGGAACGAGCTTCGCTTCTGGATCTCGTCGTACAGGACGGTGAGTTGGCCGTTGTAGAGCGAGCGTTCCCGGTATTTGCGGCGTTCTTAATTGAACCGATTCTGGGCGAGGCTGGCATTTTTCCAATATCGGAAGAACTGGCGCGCGCAGTACGTCTGGCTTGCGACCGAACTGGAGTGCCACTCGTGTCGGATGAAATTCAATCCGGGATGGGCAGATCTGGCACGTTCTTGGCAGGTACTCATATCGACCTTCGGCCGGATTACATAATCCTCGCCAAAGCCTTGGGTGGTGGTATCGCAAAGCTCGGTGTCGTCCTGGTAAATGAGAACCGGTACCGCAAAGAATTCGAGTTGATGCATACCTCCACCTTTGGCCGAGATGGTTTTTCCAGCAGGATTGCGTTGAAGTTTCTTCAGATGTTGGAAGCAGACGGGGGCAAGGCCTACAAGATGGCTGCGGAACGCGGGCTAGAAGCAAAGTCGATGTTTCTGAAAATAAAAGATGATTACCCAGACGTCGTGAAGGACGTCCGCGGAGAAGGTCTAATTCTAGGATTCGAGCTACGCGATCAAAGTAGCTCAGAATCGGCAGAAATACGCGAATCTGTTCGCTTCGAGGCGCTACCATTTGTCATTGGCGGACACCTTCTACGTAAACATAAAATTCGAATCTTTTCGACGGCTTCCAATCTGGACACTTTACGTTTTGAGCCGTCGATATTTCTTAGTCAGGATGAGATTGCGCAGGTAGACGTTGGATTTCGCGATGTATGCGACATTTTACGCGCGCAGGATGCTAGTAGGTTCGCATGA
- a CDS encoding thioesterase II family protein — MPDAKAQLICFPHAGGSATYYRGLSESMASSPVQLVSIQYPGRQDRHREPLIDSISELADCVADVVDSSKTMPTAFFGHSMGATLAFEVARRWERRRAPASALFVSARRAPSVLPPKKVPLDSDVDIMRELHKLGGTDLHIFEDADTRRMLLPVIRNDYRASEFYRYQPGLDVSCPIFALFGDRDPRASRDEIEAWSEHTSESFEARAFPGGHFFLDSHHREVAEMVIGRLFPRGIPK; from the coding sequence GTGCCAGACGCGAAGGCGCAATTGATTTGTTTCCCGCATGCGGGAGGATCTGCGACCTACTATCGCGGTCTTTCGGAGTCGATGGCGTCAAGTCCAGTGCAGCTAGTGTCGATTCAGTATCCAGGTCGGCAGGATCGCCACCGTGAGCCCCTGATCGATTCCATATCGGAGTTGGCCGATTGTGTTGCCGATGTGGTTGATTCCTCGAAGACAATGCCGACAGCTTTTTTCGGGCACAGTATGGGTGCCACTCTGGCGTTCGAGGTAGCACGACGGTGGGAGCGACGTAGAGCGCCTGCGAGCGCGTTGTTCGTGTCGGCCAGACGCGCCCCCTCGGTGCTCCCACCAAAGAAGGTGCCACTGGATAGCGACGTGGATATCATGCGAGAGTTGCATAAACTCGGCGGAACCGACCTGCATATATTTGAAGACGCGGATACTCGAAGAATGTTGCTTCCCGTAATACGGAACGACTATCGTGCGTCCGAATTCTATCGGTACCAACCGGGTTTGGATGTCAGCTGCCCTATTTTTGCGCTCTTTGGTGACCGGGATCCGAGAGCCTCTCGCGATGAGATCGAAGCTTGGAGCGAACACACCTCGGAAAGTTTCGAGGCGCGAGCTTTCCCTGGCGGACACTTTTTTTTGGACTCCCACCATCGCGAAGTCGCGGAAATGGTTATCGGCCGCCTATTCCCTCGGGGTATCCCGAAGTGA
- a CDS encoding cytochrome P450 — MIDTSGRDIHCEAERLRALGPAVQVELPGGVIAWWVTDYALTKKLLTDDRVSRDTYQHWPAWGNGDSELAQTWSLAMWVADRNMITAYGAEHTRLRKLVSKAFTARRTRDMRPRVEAIVEDLLGTLAAVPHGEVVDIRERFAYPLPVQVISELLGIPDILRDPLLRTVHKIMDTSASSAQVKVNELELYEHLRYLISMKRKEPGDDVTTALIQAHDDVDGVLNERELVDTVLLMFTAGHETTVNLLDQTITLLLTHATHRKAVTSGAQSWENVIEESLRLEAPFPNLPLRYAVSGIEVGEGTFINEGDPIVISFGAGGRDSKVHGTTATQFDPTRPNPRDHLAFGHGVHHCLGAPLARMEATVGLSALFERFPKMQLAVPVPALQPLGSFISNGHATLPVLLT, encoded by the coding sequence GTGATCGATACCTCCGGAAGAGACATCCATTGTGAGGCTGAACGTCTACGCGCACTCGGACCCGCGGTACAAGTCGAGCTCCCTGGAGGTGTCATCGCATGGTGGGTTACCGACTACGCTTTGACAAAGAAGCTGCTCACCGATGATCGCGTCTCACGCGACACCTACCAGCATTGGCCAGCGTGGGGTAACGGGGACAGTGAATTAGCGCAGACCTGGTCGCTCGCGATGTGGGTGGCTGATCGAAACATGATTACCGCCTACGGTGCCGAGCACACGCGATTGCGTAAGTTAGTGAGTAAGGCTTTCACTGCTCGACGTACACGAGACATGCGCCCACGTGTGGAAGCAATCGTTGAGGACCTATTGGGTACCCTCGCGGCGGTACCCCACGGTGAAGTCGTCGACATTCGCGAGCGCTTTGCGTATCCACTGCCGGTACAAGTAATTTCCGAGCTACTGGGCATTCCAGACATTCTACGAGATCCATTGCTGCGAACAGTGCATAAAATTATGGACACATCGGCTTCCTCTGCGCAAGTTAAAGTCAATGAGTTAGAGCTATATGAGCATCTCCGTTATCTGATATCGATGAAACGGAAGGAACCGGGTGACGACGTGACAACCGCGTTGATACAAGCCCATGACGATGTGGATGGAGTCCTCAATGAGCGCGAGTTGGTAGATACTGTGCTGCTGATGTTCACGGCAGGTCACGAGACTACTGTAAATCTGCTCGATCAGACCATCACCCTGCTTTTGACGCACGCAACACACCGCAAAGCCGTAACGTCCGGAGCGCAGTCATGGGAAAATGTTATTGAAGAGTCACTCCGTTTGGAAGCGCCATTTCCGAATCTACCGCTTCGATACGCCGTGTCAGGTATTGAGGTCGGAGAAGGAACCTTCATCAATGAAGGTGACCCAATTGTAATTTCATTCGGAGCCGGTGGGCGCGACAGCAAGGTGCACGGGACGACGGCAACGCAGTTTGATCCGACTAGACCGAATCCACGTGATCATCTCGCGTTTGGCCACGGTGTGCATCATTGTCTCGGGGCACCTCTGGCGAGGATGGAGGCAACGGTCGGTCTATCAGCTCTATTCGAGAGGTTCCCGAAGATGCAGCTGGCGGTACCTGTGCCCGCACTGCAACCGTTGGGATCGTTTATTTCCAATGGCCATGCAACATTGCCTGTCCTCCTTACATAG
- a CDS encoding BTAD domain-containing putative transcriptional regulator, giving the protein MRFGVLGPLVIQTRDDQAVALPGKKVRMLLAVMLTGEGRTVSSDRLIDTLWGESPPGNPLGALHTKIWQLRKVLDEAEPTAGSLILSNSHGYSLEVDDGDVDFRRFEEQLIKAQSSNNVRLQVRILGDALAEWRGPALADFAHTDFAGPIITRLEERRLTALEDKADAMLSLGEHQLLVGELGDLLARHPFRERLCAAYIRALYASGRQSEALAAFDGLRGRLDEELGLEPSAELISLRQAVLSRDPDLSPRHSPITTAARQVTNLPASVGALIGRDSATVQVKALIEASRLVTLHGVGGVGKTRLALEVGSSIDEDYPDGVWLVELSTLSNQPKLGGYSIVANSIASVLGVRDGVAAGEGRVTQVERLAESLRTKHTLLIFDNCEHVVEQVAYVSDLLLRAAPGLRILATSREPLGVPGERLWTVPALTIPANTRSIEGSSAAELFVARTSEVAPGFVLDEHTRTSVAEICRRLDGLPFALELAATRVRTLGVNEVAARLGHRFSLLTMGSRGAPVRQQTLRAAIDWSWDLLTNHEQIVLERLAVFSGGCLLTAAEDVCSGGVIERQDVPDLISRLVDRSLVSVIDVAGVRRFRLLESVHAYAEERLSDSGEEPDIRIKHARYYADLAEATAPKLRGPSQRRWLEQTNTESGNFSSALETAAASRDETELAFRIVNALAWHWFLSGRLDEANRGFEMALAVATGPDGFEASSRECEARAWQVGFALRAGKTIHPLDQYGQLPDRICDPIRRATIRWFLGFVRVGYGEQRSAEECVEDALVEFRAQDYSWGTAAALAALAAFGVLRGDLDTVRRRGEESLRLFVDLGDGWGQLQATDALAALAEVHGDYQSSAQLHRQGLRIAETLGLWNEVSNKLSGLGRISLLHGDYTQARELHERSMRLAAEQGYTFGEQFAEIGLGMAERRQGRLSAAEVHLLRWLEWCRQVEGGHGVALILAELGFIAEMRGDIDSALIAHREGYDIARSTGDSRAVALAVEGVACTYSRIGEHKRAALLLGHAESVREASGAPLSQAERSDVERALKRGTTAMGTMFDEIVIRGRGLEAAAVTSLVVD; this is encoded by the coding sequence ACGGCGATGTCGATTTTCGCAGGTTTGAGGAGCAACTAATCAAGGCTCAGTCGAGCAATAATGTTCGACTCCAGGTGCGGATTCTCGGGGACGCTCTCGCGGAGTGGCGGGGTCCGGCTTTGGCTGACTTCGCCCACACAGACTTTGCGGGTCCGATCATCACACGGCTCGAGGAGAGGCGCCTCACGGCCCTCGAAGACAAGGCAGACGCGATGCTTTCTTTGGGTGAGCATCAGCTCCTGGTGGGTGAGCTCGGCGACTTGCTGGCTCGGCATCCCTTTCGAGAGCGGCTGTGCGCCGCGTACATACGGGCTCTTTACGCGTCTGGAAGACAAAGCGAAGCACTCGCTGCCTTCGACGGATTACGTGGTCGGCTTGATGAGGAGCTAGGCCTTGAGCCGAGCGCGGAACTGATCTCGTTACGTCAGGCGGTCCTGTCACGCGACCCGGATCTCTCGCCACGTCACAGCCCAATTACTACAGCGGCGCGTCAAGTCACGAACTTGCCTGCATCCGTAGGCGCACTGATTGGTCGGGACTCGGCGACTGTGCAAGTAAAGGCCCTCATCGAGGCCAGCCGCTTGGTTACGCTGCATGGCGTCGGTGGAGTAGGTAAGACTCGACTGGCGCTCGAAGTCGGTTCCTCCATCGACGAGGACTATCCGGACGGTGTCTGGCTGGTTGAGTTATCTACATTGAGCAACCAGCCGAAGCTGGGCGGATACTCGATCGTTGCAAATTCGATTGCATCTGTACTGGGCGTACGCGATGGGGTGGCTGCGGGAGAAGGGAGGGTCACGCAGGTCGAGCGTTTGGCCGAGTCGTTACGCACCAAACATACCCTGCTGATTTTCGACAATTGTGAACACGTTGTTGAGCAGGTGGCCTATGTAAGTGACCTCTTGCTGAGGGCTGCGCCTGGTTTACGTATCCTGGCAACGAGTCGAGAACCGCTGGGCGTCCCTGGTGAACGACTATGGACGGTTCCCGCACTCACCATCCCAGCCAACACGCGATCTATCGAAGGTTCCAGCGCAGCCGAATTGTTCGTAGCCCGTACTTCGGAGGTCGCACCAGGATTCGTCCTTGACGAGCACACTCGGACTTCGGTTGCCGAAATCTGCCGACGTCTGGACGGACTCCCGTTCGCGCTTGAGTTAGCGGCCACCCGCGTCCGAACGCTGGGGGTGAATGAGGTGGCCGCACGCCTTGGGCACCGATTTTCATTGTTGACGATGGGGTCACGCGGTGCGCCCGTCCGCCAGCAAACCTTGCGTGCAGCGATCGATTGGTCGTGGGATCTTCTGACAAACCACGAACAGATTGTTCTGGAACGTCTAGCAGTCTTCAGCGGCGGGTGTCTGCTGACCGCCGCGGAAGATGTCTGTTCTGGAGGAGTGATTGAGCGACAGGATGTACCCGATCTCATTTCCCGTCTGGTCGACCGCTCCTTGGTTAGTGTTATAGATGTCGCGGGGGTGCGAAGATTCCGATTGTTGGAGTCTGTCCACGCATACGCTGAAGAGCGCCTCAGCGATTCCGGTGAAGAGCCAGACATACGCATAAAGCACGCTCGTTACTATGCGGACCTCGCCGAAGCTACAGCTCCGAAATTGCGAGGACCGAGCCAGCGTCGTTGGCTTGAGCAAACCAATACTGAGTCGGGAAACTTTAGTTCCGCGCTCGAGACGGCCGCAGCTTCGCGCGATGAAACAGAACTGGCGTTTCGCATTGTCAACGCGCTTGCTTGGCATTGGTTCTTGAGCGGTCGACTAGACGAAGCTAACCGAGGATTCGAAATGGCATTAGCGGTAGCCACCGGCCCCGATGGTTTCGAGGCAAGTTCGAGGGAATGCGAGGCTAGGGCGTGGCAGGTAGGTTTCGCGCTGCGTGCGGGTAAGACAATTCATCCGCTCGACCAATACGGTCAATTGCCAGACCGAATCTGCGATCCAATTCGGAGAGCAACGATCCGATGGTTCCTGGGATTCGTGCGAGTCGGCTATGGCGAACAGAGAAGCGCCGAAGAATGTGTAGAAGATGCTCTAGTTGAGTTCCGAGCCCAAGATTATTCCTGGGGAACGGCTGCAGCGCTCGCCGCCCTGGCCGCCTTCGGGGTCTTGCGCGGCGATCTTGACACGGTTCGTCGACGCGGCGAGGAGAGTCTTCGCCTTTTTGTCGATTTAGGTGATGGATGGGGCCAGTTGCAGGCTACCGACGCATTGGCTGCATTGGCTGAGGTGCACGGGGACTACCAAAGTTCGGCACAACTACACCGCCAGGGCTTGCGCATAGCTGAGACATTGGGGTTGTGGAACGAAGTTTCCAACAAGCTGTCGGGGCTGGGCCGGATCTCCCTGCTCCATGGGGACTACACACAAGCACGTGAGTTACACGAGCGTTCGATGAGATTGGCTGCAGAACAGGGATACACATTTGGCGAGCAGTTCGCCGAGATCGGACTTGGCATGGCGGAACGGCGACAGGGACGCCTCTCGGCTGCCGAGGTCCATCTGCTTCGGTGGTTGGAGTGGTGCCGGCAAGTAGAGGGAGGGCACGGGGTAGCCCTGATCCTGGCAGAGCTTGGCTTCATTGCGGAGATGCGGGGCGACATCGATAGTGCTCTAATCGCGCACAGGGAGGGCTATGACATTGCCCGTTCAACTGGAGATTCTCGCGCGGTGGCCTTGGCAGTCGAAGGTGTTGCGTGCACATACTCCAGGATTGGTGAGCATAAGCGTGCAGCACTGCTGCTTGGACACGCCGAGTCGGTTCGGGAGGCGTCCGGTGCACCTCTGTCGCAGGCCGAACGCAGCGATGTAGAACGGGCCTTAAAGCGGGGCACCACAGCAATGGGCACGATGTTCGACGAGATCGTCATACGAGGTCGTGGTCTCGAGGCCGCTGCGGTCACGTCGCTCGTCGTCGACTGA
- a CDS encoding GMC family oxidoreductase → MIVGAGSSGCVLAARLSEDPRVSVALVEAGGADSHPDITVPLSALELLGSEVDWDYVTEPQSGLGGRAVSWPRGRVIGGSSSINFQMWVPGHPADFDSWPENWSAEKVAPYFRRAERWSGPVQEGRAFGTRGPLWISPQRDPDPSTHLFLEACESIGIHRPSGGLGAIHNVGCALTPVTQHYGARWSSADGYLKPVLGRPNLTVLSSQTAQCVLFDGSTATGVRLEDFEVAARREVVLSAGSVGSPHLLMLSGIGPAKQLQAVGIEPLVDLPVGLMLQDHTILDLAVNAAAATRFLGVSRERYEQKRMGPLTSNIGEGVAFLRADGGDGPPDLELIWSPIAFDSAGLTIPGYTLGVVLLRPESRGIISLASSDPNSRPYIDPRYLTAPADVSAYLAGLKVAKKILDALGDKHDGPVDPWPSDDSVIDYIRDRASTVFHPIGSCAIGSVVDDQLRVYGTTKMRVVDASVIPSAPRGHTHAHAVMIAERAADLIRA, encoded by the coding sequence GTGATAGTGGGGGCTGGTTCCTCAGGCTGTGTGCTGGCAGCACGGTTGTCCGAAGACCCAAGGGTCAGTGTTGCGCTCGTGGAAGCCGGCGGTGCCGATAGCCATCCGGACATCACGGTTCCTCTGAGCGCGCTGGAGCTGCTCGGTTCCGAGGTTGATTGGGATTATGTCACAGAGCCTCAATCCGGCTTGGGTGGCCGCGCTGTTTCGTGGCCCAGAGGCCGGGTGATAGGGGGCTCTTCTTCCATCAACTTCCAGATGTGGGTTCCCGGCCACCCAGCGGACTTCGATAGTTGGCCGGAAAATTGGAGCGCCGAGAAAGTGGCACCATATTTTCGCCGTGCCGAACGGTGGTCGGGTCCGGTGCAGGAAGGTCGCGCGTTCGGGACGCGCGGTCCTCTGTGGATCTCTCCTCAACGAGACCCGGACCCGAGCACTCATCTGTTTCTAGAGGCATGCGAGTCGATTGGGATCCATCGCCCAAGTGGCGGTTTGGGGGCGATACACAACGTGGGGTGCGCACTGACGCCAGTGACTCAACATTACGGTGCACGATGGAGTTCAGCTGACGGCTATCTCAAACCTGTCCTCGGTCGTCCAAACCTGACAGTGCTCAGCAGTCAGACGGCGCAGTGCGTGCTCTTCGATGGTTCGACGGCAACCGGGGTTCGTCTCGAGGACTTTGAGGTAGCGGCTAGGCGCGAAGTCGTGCTGTCTGCCGGATCTGTTGGCTCGCCCCATCTGTTGATGCTTTCGGGTATCGGACCTGCAAAACAGCTGCAAGCAGTCGGAATTGAACCGCTGGTGGATCTTCCGGTAGGACTTATGCTGCAGGATCACACGATTCTAGACTTGGCAGTTAACGCCGCGGCAGCGACTCGGTTTCTGGGGGTCTCTCGTGAGCGCTATGAGCAAAAGCGGATGGGTCCTCTGACATCAAATATCGGTGAGGGTGTTGCATTCTTGCGAGCGGACGGCGGTGACGGTCCTCCGGATTTGGAATTGATCTGGTCACCCATAGCGTTTGATAGTGCAGGTTTGACGATTCCCGGCTACACGTTGGGCGTAGTTCTCTTGCGCCCTGAAAGTCGGGGGATCATATCGCTCGCATCCAGCGATCCAAATTCGCGACCGTACATTGATCCGCGATACTTAACTGCGCCGGCTGATGTCAGTGCTTACCTCGCCGGATTGAAAGTTGCAAAGAAGATCTTGGATGCGCTGGGCGACAAGCACGACGGACCGGTCGATCCCTGGCCATCGGACGATTCTGTAATTGATTACATTCGTGATCGTGCGAGCACAGTGTTCCACCCCATCGGTTCGTGCGCGATCGGTTCGGTTGTCGATGACCAGCTCCGGGTCTACGGTACGACTAAAATGCGCGTAGTCGATGCATCAGTGATTCCTTCGGCTCCCCGCGGGCACACACATGCACACGCAGTTATGATCGCGGAACGGGCCGCCGATTTAATCAGGGCGTAA
- a CDS encoding NAD(P)/FAD-dependent oxidoreductase, whose protein sequence is MNEPIVREHSITRRSLLKAAVAGAVTGSLFAPGVAAAAPNSTRPAYDTIVVGAGFAGVTSARALRRMGLKVLVLEARDRIGGRAWTSSFEGEEIELGGTWVDRLQENVWSEIESKRIGFIADPAAENTIFPTESGFAPIAPAESFGRQGELLTRFADQALELFPDAYNPLAASGVLRESDNRSVREHLDSMRLSVLDERWLSGATGGLGGGSNRAAYTQFLHWWALCNYNAEQYYGINTFRPIGGMSRLARTIFEESGAEIRLSSPVKSIVDDGRRVIVRTRGGASHSASSVVLAVPVNNWRHIEFSPGLSPAKRQASLETVGVTPAKKMCLHMSDTIGNTYVHTPEGYPIDTLVPHKRTSRGWLMTAFSSDPRLDVNNAGQIQQALQLVVPNARVFAARGQDWGSDAFSLGGWSFRQPGQLTKLFPEIQQPQGRIFFATSDIASGWSGYVEGAMESGLVASGQVSQLVS, encoded by the coding sequence ATGAATGAACCAATAGTGCGCGAACACAGTATTACCAGACGTAGCCTGCTTAAGGCAGCTGTAGCGGGCGCAGTCACGGGTAGCCTGTTCGCTCCTGGGGTCGCTGCTGCTGCGCCGAACAGTACTCGACCTGCATACGACACAATAGTTGTTGGTGCCGGTTTTGCGGGCGTAACCTCTGCACGTGCTCTCAGACGCATGGGTCTCAAAGTTCTTGTACTCGAAGCGCGGGACCGGATCGGTGGTCGTGCGTGGACATCCAGTTTTGAGGGTGAAGAGATTGAATTGGGGGGCACATGGGTAGATCGTTTGCAGGAAAATGTATGGAGCGAAATTGAATCTAAACGTATTGGCTTTATAGCAGACCCGGCAGCCGAAAATACGATTTTTCCGACCGAAAGCGGGTTCGCCCCAATTGCACCCGCCGAGTCGTTCGGGCGCCAGGGCGAGCTGTTGACTCGCTTTGCTGACCAAGCACTTGAGCTGTTTCCGGACGCGTACAATCCGCTCGCGGCTTCGGGAGTACTTCGCGAATCGGATAATCGGAGCGTCCGGGAGCACCTGGATTCCATGAGATTGTCTGTACTGGACGAACGGTGGCTCAGCGGTGCAACTGGTGGCTTAGGTGGCGGATCGAACCGCGCTGCGTACACGCAGTTCCTGCATTGGTGGGCACTCTGCAACTATAATGCGGAACAGTACTATGGAATTAATACTTTCCGACCAATTGGCGGCATGAGTAGGCTAGCGCGAACTATATTCGAGGAGTCCGGTGCCGAAATCAGACTCTCGTCGCCAGTCAAGTCCATAGTCGACGACGGGCGTCGAGTAATTGTCCGCACCCGGGGCGGAGCATCTCACTCTGCGAGTTCAGTAGTGCTGGCGGTCCCAGTCAATAATTGGCGGCACATTGAGTTCAGTCCTGGGCTTTCGCCGGCAAAGCGTCAAGCCTCTCTCGAAACTGTGGGTGTCACACCCGCGAAGAAGATGTGTCTGCACATGTCGGACACAATCGGCAACACCTACGTTCATACACCCGAGGGCTACCCGATCGATACGCTAGTTCCGCACAAACGGACTAGTCGTGGTTGGCTCATGACTGCGTTCAGCAGCGACCCTCGTCTCGATGTCAACAACGCCGGACAGATCCAACAGGCACTGCAACTGGTAGTACCGAACGCCCGAGTATTTGCAGCTAGAGGACAAGATTGGGGGTCTGACGCTTTCTCGTTGGGCGGATGGTCATTCAGACAACCTGGACAGCTGACAAAGTTGTTTCCAGAAATCCAGCAACCTCAAGGCCGCATATTTTTTGCTACCAGTGATATTGCGTCCGGTTGGAGCGGCTACGTCGAAGGGGCCATGGAATCCGGACTAGTAGCTTCGGGCCAGGTATCTCAACTAGTTTCCTGA